The following proteins are co-located in the bacterium genome:
- a CDS encoding class II fumarate hydratase: MIEVYDSMGRMEVPEEAYYGASTQRAVENFPISGYTMPASVLRSLALIKLAASRVNHELGLLDKELAEAIGQAAEEIVQGRFVDQFPVDVFQTGSGTSTNMNMNEVIAARANELLGSKRQGRTPVHPNDHVNLGQSSNDVIPTALHIASRLQVQEILLPALESLQAALGNKAEEFANLVKLGRTHMQDAVPITLGQEFSGWAAQVVHGIEAVNRCLPDLEELTLGGTAVGTGLSAHPEFAERAVAFLTAKTGVECRIVSNRFAAQGGKEALTGLMKALALYASSLVKIASDLRLLASGPRGSIGEITLPSLQPGSSLMPGKVNPVLVESAIQVGARVMGNDLTVTMANASGILELNVAMPLIGFVIAESITLLSGTSRLLGEKYVSKITANADRCADLVEQSLALVTPLAGKIGYDRAAELAKEAFEEGKTIRELVKEKGILTDEEVEETLDPKKMV; the protein is encoded by the coding sequence ATGATCGAGGTCTACGATTCCATGGGCAGGATGGAGGTTCCTGAGGAGGCTTACTACGGAGCCTCCACTCAGCGGGCAGTGGAAAATTTCCCCATATCCGGCTACACCATGCCGGCCAGTGTCCTCAGGAGCCTGGCTCTCATCAAGCTGGCCGCTTCCAGGGTGAACCACGAGCTTGGCCTGCTCGACAAAGAGCTCGCAGAGGCTATCGGGCAGGCGGCAGAGGAGATCGTCCAGGGGCGCTTTGTCGACCAGTTCCCGGTGGATGTGTTTCAAACCGGTTCCGGAACCTCCACCAACATGAACATGAACGAGGTTATCGCGGCCAGGGCCAACGAACTTCTGGGCAGCAAGAGGCAGGGGCGCACTCCTGTTCACCCCAACGACCACGTCAACCTGGGTCAATCCAGCAACGATGTGATCCCTACGGCTCTGCACATTGCCTCCAGGCTTCAGGTCCAGGAGATACTGCTGCCGGCCCTGGAGAGCCTGCAGGCGGCCCTGGGAAATAAGGCAGAGGAGTTCGCCAACCTTGTCAAGCTTGGGCGGACTCACATGCAGGATGCGGTCCCCATAACCCTGGGCCAGGAGTTTTCAGGCTGGGCGGCACAGGTCGTACACGGGATCGAGGCTGTGAACAGGTGCCTGCCGGACCTGGAGGAGCTGACCCTCGGGGGGACTGCAGTGGGAACTGGTCTCAGTGCCCACCCGGAATTCGCGGAAAGGGCAGTGGCGTTTCTCACAGCCAAGACCGGGGTCGAGTGCAGGATTGTGTCTAATCGATTTGCCGCGCAGGGCGGCAAGGAGGCTCTTACCGGACTTATGAAGGCCCTTGCCCTCTATGCTTCCTCCCTCGTGAAGATAGCTTCCGACCTGCGTTTGCTGGCTTCGGGTCCGCGGGGGAGTATCGGCGAGATCACCCTGCCCTCTTTACAACCCGGCTCTTCCCTCATGCCAGGCAAGGTCAACCCCGTGCTTGTGGAATCAGCGATCCAGGTGGGGGCAAGGGTCATGGGCAACGACCTTACAGTGACGATGGCTAACGCCTCGGGAATCCTTGAGCTTAACGTGGCCATGCCCCTGATCGGGTTTGTGATCGCCGAGTCAATTACCCTCCTGTCTGGCACCAGCCGCCTGCTGGGGGAAAAGTATGTCAGTAAAATCACTGCAAATGCGGATCGGTGTGCGGACCTGGTGGAGCAAAGCCTTGCCCTGGTGACCCCCCTGGCTGGGAAGATCGGATACGATCGGGCCGCGGAACTTGCCAAGGAGGCCTTTGAAGAAGGCAAGACGATCCGGGAGCTGGTGAAGGAGAAGGGGATCCTGACGGACGAGGAAGTTGAGGAAACATTGGACCCGAAAAAAATGGTGTAA
- a CDS encoding NCS2 family permease, producing MLENLFKLTERRSNVRTEIIAGFTTFLTAAYIVFVNPNILANTGMDKGALITVTCLVAGLSSIFMGLWANAPIMMAPGMGLNAFFAFALVLGQGVPWQEALGVVFISGVFFLILTFLGIRERIVKAIPASLRLATSVGIGLFIAFIGMQGLGLIVRNDAVLVGLGTMNKTVLLGLVGMLLIVILEIKKVKGSILIGILATALAGMIFQLSPFPGGIMAMPPSMAPVAFKLDIMGALKVSLWASIFSFMFVDLFDSLGTLLAVCREADLEKDGDIKDLPRMLTADAVATVFGSILGTSTTTSYIESAAGVAEGGRTGMTAVTTGILFLLAAFFTPLIGSVQAYATAPALIIVGIFMMRGIGQINFYDFEEGVPAFLTLILMPLTYSIAQGLVFGFISFALIKVLVGKVKELDPILTIIAVLCLVSLVI from the coding sequence ATGCTGGAAAATCTGTTCAAGCTCACTGAACGCCGGAGCAATGTCCGCACAGAGATCATCGCGGGTTTCACGACCTTTCTCACAGCCGCCTACATCGTTTTCGTCAACCCGAACATCCTGGCCAATACCGGCATGGACAAGGGGGCCCTTATCACGGTCACATGCCTTGTAGCGGGCCTGTCCTCCATATTCATGGGGCTATGGGCCAACGCTCCCATCATGATGGCTCCGGGAATGGGACTGAACGCCTTTTTCGCCTTTGCCCTGGTCCTCGGACAGGGAGTGCCATGGCAAGAGGCACTGGGTGTGGTTTTCATTTCAGGTGTTTTCTTTCTCATCCTCACATTCCTGGGTATACGAGAGAGGATCGTCAAGGCCATACCAGCCTCCCTCCGGCTCGCTACCTCTGTTGGTATCGGGCTGTTCATTGCCTTTATAGGCATGCAGGGCCTGGGGCTCATCGTCAGGAACGACGCTGTCCTGGTGGGCCTGGGGACCATGAACAAGACTGTCCTCCTGGGACTCGTTGGGATGCTCCTCATTGTCATCCTCGAGATCAAAAAGGTCAAAGGTTCCATCCTTATCGGAATCCTGGCCACGGCCCTGGCTGGAATGATATTCCAACTATCCCCCTTCCCGGGCGGTATAATGGCCATGCCTCCAAGCATGGCTCCGGTGGCCTTTAAGCTGGACATCATGGGAGCCCTGAAAGTCTCCCTGTGGGCCAGCATCTTTTCCTTCATGTTTGTGGATCTGTTCGACAGCCTCGGGACCTTGTTGGCTGTATGCAGGGAGGCTGACCTGGAGAAGGACGGGGACATCAAGGACCTTCCCAGGATGTTGACGGCCGACGCCGTGGCAACTGTTTTCGGCTCAATCCTGGGTACCAGCACGACAACCTCTTACATCGAATCAGCTGCAGGTGTGGCAGAAGGAGGCCGTACCGGAATGACCGCCGTCACAACAGGGATCCTCTTCCTGTTGGCCGCCTTTTTTACACCCTTGATCGGCTCCGTTCAGGCTTACGCAACAGCACCCGCCCTGATCATCGTGGGCATCTTCATGATGAGGGGGATCGGCCAGATAAACTTCTACGACTTTGAAGAGGGAGTGCCGGCCTTCCTGACCCTCATTCTCATGCCCCTGACCTACTCCATCGCCCAGGGTCTGGTGTTCGGATTCATCTCTTTCGCCCTGATCAAGGTGCTTGTGGGCAAGGTCAAGGAACTTGATCCTATCCTCACGATCATCGCAGTCCTGTGCCTGGTAAGTCTGGTAATCTAG
- the cls gene encoding cardiolipin synthase, whose product MVYYFMGFIVLAVLIILWITITGVATFHILLNKRDPRGAALWLAMTFFLPILGPLLYWTLGINRIKRSSTVRARRRSRPGWAHWRPEHRVHPNEGLYPELESLMNTSGRITSRPLLQGNTIEPLYEGNQTFPAMLTAIGSAERSVNLSTYILDRDAVGSRMISALCTAAQRGVEVRVLVDGIGTTRSAIVMARQLRGAGAMLSIFHPLFGLWVRRPSINMRNHRKLLIIDGRIGFTGGINISSRHFLTPWKKIEPIRDIHFRVTGPVLEQMQAVFAEDWHASKGELLDPDEFLAQPEGGGEALVRAVSSGPDEDLERIYYLILGALRSARDHVLIMTPYFIPDRALIQALSSAVLAGVRVEILLPEKSDHPLVQGASMANIPELIENGVKVLLIPPPFVHSKLMIVDEAWSLIGSANIDPRSFRLNFEFDLEIYSREFAQKMLQYSREMSSEGVLLSRKALLERPLTTRLLEGAVKIFSPYL is encoded by the coding sequence ATGGTATATTACTTTATGGGATTCATTGTTTTAGCAGTACTTATTATTCTCTGGATCACAATTACCGGAGTGGCCACCTTTCACATTCTTCTGAACAAGAGGGATCCCAGAGGAGCGGCCCTCTGGCTGGCCATGACCTTCTTTCTCCCAATTTTGGGTCCCTTGCTCTACTGGACCCTTGGAATAAACCGGATTAAAAGAAGCAGTACTGTCAGGGCAAGGAGAAGGTCCCGCCCGGGTTGGGCCCATTGGCGTCCCGAGCACCGTGTTCATCCAAATGAAGGATTGTACCCGGAACTGGAATCCCTGATGAATACTTCCGGGCGGATAACCAGCCGCCCCCTTCTTCAGGGAAACACCATTGAACCTCTCTACGAGGGCAACCAAACTTTCCCGGCCATGCTGACAGCCATAGGATCCGCTGAACGATCCGTGAACCTGAGCACCTATATTCTGGACAGGGATGCCGTCGGCTCGAGAATGATCAGTGCGCTCTGCACGGCTGCCCAACGGGGCGTAGAGGTGAGAGTTCTTGTTGATGGGATTGGTACAACCCGATCGGCCATCGTCATGGCAAGACAGCTTCGGGGAGCAGGGGCGATGCTTTCTATCTTTCACCCGCTTTTTGGTCTTTGGGTCAGACGGCCGAGCATCAACATGCGGAATCACCGTAAACTGCTCATCATCGACGGCAGGATCGGATTCACTGGGGGGATCAATATCAGCAGCCGCCACTTTTTAACCCCGTGGAAAAAGATCGAGCCCATAAGAGACATTCACTTCAGGGTAACGGGGCCGGTGCTGGAGCAAATGCAGGCAGTTTTTGCCGAGGACTGGCATGCCTCGAAAGGGGAGCTACTGGATCCGGATGAGTTTTTGGCACAGCCTGAAGGTGGAGGAGAGGCTCTTGTCAGAGCTGTGTCCAGCGGGCCGGATGAAGACCTGGAAAGGATATACTATCTCATCCTCGGTGCCTTGAGATCAGCCAGGGATCATGTCCTCATCATGACCCCCTACTTTATCCCCGACCGGGCCCTCATCCAGGCACTTTCCAGCGCTGTTCTGGCCGGGGTCAGAGTTGAGATCCTGCTGCCCGAAAAAAGTGACCACCCCCTGGTTCAGGGAGCATCCATGGCCAATATCCCTGAACTCATCGAAAACGGGGTCAAGGTCCTGCTTATTCCCCCACCCTTTGTGCACAGTAAACTCATGATAGTTGACGAAGCATGGTCCCTTATCGGGTCTGCCAATATCGACCCCAGGAGCTTCAGGCTGAACTTTGAATTCGACCTGGAGATCTATTCCAGAGAGTTCGCACAGAAGATGCTGCAATACTCCCGGGAGATGTCTTCCGAAGGGGTCTTACTGTCCCGGAAGGCGCTGCTGGAAAGACCCCTCACCACAAGGCTTCTGGAGGGAGCAGTGAAGATATTTTCGCCATATTTATAA
- a CDS encoding YSC84-related protein, with protein MTLCLLALLPTAVQAADAREIDVSVDVALERFQKEVNEANVFLSMAKGYLVLPNVVKAGLAVGGEYGEGALRIGGKSVAYYSTAAASIGFQVGVQKKSIVVIFLTEESLAKFRKSNGWEVGVDGSVAFLEKGAGGSFNTSNIKDPIVGFVFGQKGLMYNLTLEGSKFTKLDK; from the coding sequence ATGACCCTTTGCTTGTTGGCCCTGCTGCCTACGGCAGTTCAGGCGGCCGATGCCAGGGAGATCGACGTCAGCGTCGACGTGGCCCTGGAGCGGTTCCAAAAAGAGGTCAATGAAGCGAACGTATTCCTTTCCATGGCTAAGGGTTATCTCGTTCTTCCGAACGTGGTAAAGGCAGGTCTTGCTGTCGGGGGCGAGTATGGAGAAGGAGCCCTGCGCATCGGAGGGAAGTCGGTTGCTTATTATTCCACAGCTGCGGCGTCCATCGGCTTTCAGGTGGGCGTCCAGAAAAAGAGCATTGTCGTGATCTTTTTGACCGAAGAATCATTGGCTAAATTCCGCAAAAGTAACGGTTGGGAAGTGGGAGTGGACGGCTCGGTGGCATTCCTTGAAAAGGGTGCCGGCGGCTCTTTTAACACCAGCAACATCAAGGACCCCATTGTGGGCTTCGTCTTCGGCCAGAAGGGGCTGATGTATAATTTGACACTGGAGGGGTCGAAGTTTACTAAGCTGGATAAATGA
- a CDS encoding thiamine pyrophosphate-dependent enzyme, with the protein MKESRFDIESAEISWCPGCGNFFILEALKGTFEILRLDPVELVIVSGIGQAGKTPHYLKCNMFNGLHGRSLPLATAVKAANPRQTVIAQGGDGDMYGEGGNHLLHAIRRNPDITVIVHNNMVYGLTKGQASPTSARGFTTGLQVHGVASEPFNPLAMAISLNASFVARTFAGDREGTSRVLAAAIRHRGFALVDILQPCVTFNKVNTYQWFKDRIQPIPHFHDPSDRIKALELAFMTETLPVGVLFVNEDKLTFEEFLPVYDSSDEPLYNRGVNRVELQKVIDLLR; encoded by the coding sequence ATGAAGGAAAGTCGCTTTGACATCGAGTCTGCCGAGATCTCATGGTGCCCCGGGTGCGGCAACTTTTTCATTCTCGAGGCCTTAAAGGGAACCTTTGAGATCCTCAGACTGGATCCCGTTGAGCTGGTGATCGTCTCGGGGATCGGCCAGGCAGGCAAAACACCCCATTATCTGAAGTGCAACATGTTTAACGGTCTCCACGGCAGGTCCCTTCCCCTGGCAACAGCGGTCAAGGCAGCCAATCCCCGCCAGACGGTGATCGCCCAGGGCGGAGACGGGGACATGTACGGTGAGGGAGGCAACCACCTTCTTCATGCCATCAGGCGAAACCCCGACATTACGGTCATTGTGCACAACAACATGGTTTACGGCCTTACAAAGGGGCAGGCGTCCCCTACCAGTGCCAGGGGTTTCACTACAGGCCTCCAGGTCCATGGCGTAGCCAGTGAACCGTTCAACCCCCTCGCCATGGCTATTTCCCTCAACGCGTCCTTTGTGGCCAGGACCTTCGCCGGGGACAGGGAGGGGACATCCAGGGTCCTGGCCGCAGCCATCAGGCACAGAGGCTTTGCCCTCGTAGACATCCTCCAGCCCTGTGTCACCTTCAACAAGGTCAACACGTACCAGTGGTTCAAGGACCGCATCCAACCGATCCCCCATTTCCACGACCCCTCTGACAGGATTAAGGCCCTGGAACTGGCCTTCATGACGGAAACCCTTCCAGTGGGGGTTCTATTTGTAAATGAGGACAAGCTCACCTTCGAGGAGTTTCTTCCTGTTTACGACAGTTCGGACGAACCGTTGTATAATAGAGGAGTGAACAGGGTGGAGCTGCAAAAGGTGATCGATTTGTTGAGATAG
- a CDS encoding 2-oxoacid:acceptor oxidoreductase subunit alpha, translating into MSLSVKHGVAIVVAGEAGQGIQTIESILTMVLKRSGYHVFATKEYMSRIRGGSNSTLIRVGHERTPAHVDRIDVLVPLDDNALEHLASRISRETMIIGERENLQTLHDLLDIPFSGLAEKAGGKIYANTVAIAALLGILEGELNLLEEYLSDRFEKKGKSIVKGNLEAARLGFQAGRELRSSGKTSFDLKKNPETANDILISGGAAVALGAISGGCNFISSYPMSPGTAVLNFMAHHDSQFGIVVEQAEDEIAAVNMALGAWYAGARAMVTTSGGGFALMEEGVSLAGITESPLVVHVGQRPGPATGMATRTEQGDLDLVLHSGHGEFPRIVYAPGSVEEAFQLTRRAFNEADRYQVPVFVLTDQYFIDSYCSVPALDTGTADIEDHTVRTLADYKRYAFTEEGISPRGIPGFGEGLVCVNSHEHTEEGHITEKIQMRNRMMEKRMGKLDPIVRDSVPPTLIGPEKYRVLVICWGSNYHIVAEAVSLLGKDDIAVLHFSQVFPLPPETNELLERAESTIVVENNYTGQFARLLKAYAGLDTGHSIRQYNGRPFCFEALAKKILRLARKGDRK; encoded by the coding sequence ATGAGTTTATCAGTTAAACATGGCGTGGCTATCGTTGTCGCCGGAGAGGCGGGCCAGGGGATCCAGACTATCGAATCCATCCTCACGATGGTTCTGAAAAGATCGGGCTACCATGTATTCGCCACGAAAGAGTACATGTCCCGCATACGAGGGGGCAGCAACTCTACCCTGATCCGCGTCGGGCACGAACGAACCCCTGCCCATGTGGACCGCATCGATGTCCTCGTCCCTCTGGACGACAACGCCCTGGAGCATCTGGCCTCCCGCATCTCCCGTGAAACGATGATCATCGGTGAAAGGGAAAACCTCCAAACTTTACATGACCTCCTTGACATCCCCTTTAGCGGTCTGGCTGAAAAAGCAGGGGGGAAGATATACGCCAACACGGTAGCCATAGCGGCTCTCCTGGGAATTTTGGAGGGTGAGTTAAACCTCCTGGAGGAATACCTGTCGGATCGCTTTGAAAAAAAGGGTAAATCCATCGTCAAGGGGAATCTGGAGGCTGCCCGGCTGGGTTTCCAGGCGGGGCGCGAACTGCGTTCTTCCGGGAAAACATCCTTCGATCTGAAAAAGAACCCTGAAACGGCCAATGATATCCTCATCAGCGGCGGCGCGGCTGTGGCTTTAGGTGCCATTTCCGGAGGGTGCAACTTTATCTCTTCCTACCCCATGTCCCCTGGTACCGCAGTCCTTAACTTCATGGCCCACCACGACAGCCAGTTCGGCATTGTGGTGGAACAGGCGGAGGATGAGATCGCTGCTGTCAATATGGCTTTAGGAGCCTGGTATGCAGGCGCCAGGGCCATGGTCACCACCTCCGGCGGAGGGTTCGCCCTCATGGAAGAGGGAGTCAGCCTTGCCGGTATTACTGAATCCCCCCTTGTGGTGCATGTTGGTCAACGGCCGGGACCGGCCACAGGAATGGCAACACGGACAGAGCAGGGCGACCTTGATCTTGTCCTCCACTCGGGGCACGGCGAGTTTCCCCGGATCGTCTACGCTCCAGGTTCTGTAGAGGAAGCGTTCCAGCTGACCCGCCGCGCCTTTAACGAAGCCGACAGATACCAGGTTCCCGTTTTTGTCCTCACCGACCAGTACTTTATTGACTCTTACTGCAGCGTTCCCGCTCTTGATACCGGTACTGCCGATATAGAAGATCACACAGTGAGGACTTTGGCCGATTACAAACGCTATGCATTTACCGAAGAGGGGATATCTCCCAGGGGAATCCCGGGGTTCGGCGAGGGGCTGGTCTGCGTGAACAGCCACGAGCACACCGAGGAGGGGCACATCACGGAAAAGATCCAAATGCGTAACCGGATGATGGAAAAGAGGATGGGTAAACTCGATCCCATCGTCCGTGACTCCGTGCCTCCGACCCTTATCGGCCCCGAGAAATATCGCGTGCTGGTCATCTGCTGGGGTTCGAACTACCACATCGTGGCCGAGGCTGTCTCCCTCCTCGGGAAAGATGATATCGCGGTTCTCCACTTCTCCCAGGTATTCCCCCTGCCCCCTGAAACCAATGAACTGCTGGAAAGAGCGGAGAGCACCATCGTGGTGGAGAACAACTACACCGGACAGTTCGCCAGGCTCTTAAAAGCATATGCCGGCCTTGATACCGGGCACAGCATCCGCCAGTACAACGGGAGACCCTTTTGTTTTGAGGCGCTTGCCAAAAAGATCCTCAGACTGGCAAGGAAAGGGGATCGCAAATGA